Part of the Phycisphaerales bacterium genome, ACGGTTGTACTTCACACGCTTGCGCCAATCGTGGAGGCGCTCGGTCGTTGGCCTGGCCTGGGCCTCGTGCATATCCGACTGGCAGCGGGCGTAAGCCTTCTCGAGGCCCGGGCCGAGGACGTCAAAGCCGCGGGCGTCGAGCGTCCACTTGCGGGCTCGCTTCCTGGCCTCTGCCATGCGCTCGACGAATGCTTCCAAGCGCTCGACGGCGTCGGACGCCAGCTCGGCGCGTTCGGTCGCGAGCGCAGCGCGGACCGCAGCGAACGACTCGGCGTCGTCCCGGGTCAATTCATCGAACGCGTCGAGCACGGTCGTCGCGTCGCGCAGATCGGCCAGCAGCCGGGCGGCGGCGCGGAAGGCGGCGTTCTCACGCTGGTAGCCGTCGAAGCTCGGGCGCACAAGGCGGAGCAGTGCACGGAGTTCCTTGCAGCGCTTGCGCGCCGCGTGCACGGCCAGGTCAATGTCCTCGCGTGGGGCGTCGGCGGAGCGTGCTTCTTCAACGACGGCGATCGCCTTGTCGAGGCGCTCGACCGCGATGCGCCGCACGCCGGCGCGGACCTTCTCGGCTGACTGGAACTGGAACGCCACCACGCCCTCCCACGGAAAGGCTAGCCGCTCAGCGTGCTGGTGGACCGGCCTAGCTGTGCAGGCCGGGGACCTTGCCCTGCCGACGCTCGGCGCTGTAGCGGTTCAGGGCGTTCTCGATGATCGGGTGGGCCGCCTCGGCGGGCATGATCTCGTCGACCTCGACGTCCTTGCTCTCGAGGACCTTGTAGTCCTCAAGGAAGCGCTTGAGCATCTTGAAGGTGTGCCGCGGGAAGTCGCTGGCGCTCTTGTAGTCGTCGTAGATGGGGTCCTGCTCGAGCACGGCGATGATCTTGTGGTCGGCCTGGCCCTCGTCGATCATGCTCATGAGCCCCACCGCCCGCGCCTGCACGAGGCACATGGGCACGACCTCCTCGGCGCTGAAGACCAGCACGTCGAGCGGGTCGTCGTCGTCGGCCAGCGTCTGGGGGATGAAGCCGTAATTGGCCGGGTAGTAGACGGCGCTGGACAGCACGCGGTCGAGCTTGAGCATGCCGCTGGTCTTGTCCAGCTCGTACTTGTTGTGGCTGCCCTTGGGGATCTCGATGACCGCGCGGAAGTGCCCCGGGAGGGGGTGGGTGCCGGAGCCGGGGGTGACGTCGTGCCAGGGGTGGATCATGGGCATGGAGGGTAGGGGGAATCTGGTCGGGCGGATGGTCTCGCAGCGGAGGCTCGCACGGCGCAGGCTGCCAGTTCCCGCCGATGAAAACTGGCATCGGCGACCGCCAGCCGCGACTCCAGCCAAAGTCATGCTGGCCGAACGGGCCCCACGGGTGGGATCCCGTCAGGACCCTTCCTCGGGATGCCCGAGCGTGCGTGGAGCGAACGAGCCCACGTGGCCTTGTTCCCAGGGGGGCCCGAGCCAGTTCGAAAAGGGCAACGGTCGCTGGCTCAGGAGCGAAGGCCTGAGCAGTGGGCCGACATCGGCCAATCGTCGTTGCAAGCGAGATCAACGCAGGGGCTGCCGGCAGGGAAAGCTCGGTGGAAGTGGGCAGGCCCGGCGAGGTTGCCTCGTGCCTCCCACTCGCAAGATGTTGTGGCTTCCAAGAATCAACCCTACCATGGGCGGAGCCAAGCCGTTTTCTCACCCGGAAGCCAGCCCGCGTGATCTGCCCCTATTGCAGCCATAACGACGACAAGGTCATCGACTCGCGGCCGGCCGAGAGCGGGCGGGCCATCCGGCGGCGGCGGGTGTGCAACCAGTGCGACCGGCGGTTTACCACGTACGAGCGGGTCGAGCAGCAGGCGCGGCTGGCGGTCGTCAAGCGCGACGGCAGCCGCGTGCCCTTCGACCCCGACACCGTGCTGCGGGGCATCCAGGCGGCCTGCGGCAAGCGGCCCATCCCCGAGGCGGCCAAGGCGGGCATCGTCGAGGCCGTCGAGGACGAACTCCACCAGGCCTACGAGCAGGAGGTCGAGAGCAGCGTCATCGGCGAGCTGGTGATGGCCCGGCTGCGCGAGGTCGACGAGGTTGCCTACATCCGCTTCGCCAGCGAGTACCACCAGTTCATGAGCGTGACCGAGCTGCAGCGCGAGCTCGACCAGCTCCGGACGCGGCCGAAGGACGTGAAGGACCAGAAGGCGCTCTTCGACACGACCGGCGATGGTGCGGCCCCGCCCCGCCGATAGGATTGAGCATGGACCAGCAACGCACGGACGGCGTCGGTGTTCGGAGGATGCGGATGCTCGCGCTGGGCGCGATCGTCGCGTCGGTGACGGCCTGCTCGAGCACGCCGCCGCCCAGGCCGTTGCCTGAGCCGCGGTCGCAAACCGGGTCGCAACAGAAGACGCAACAGGCCCCGCAACAGACGAGGCAGCTCGCCGAGCGCCCGAGGGCGGCCGAGCCCGAGCGCGTCGATGCGTCGAGGACCGAGGTCCAGGCCGCGCCCGATCCCACCCCGCTCGGGCCCGCGCGCTCGGCCGGCGAGACGGGCCCGCCGCAGTGGTTCCGCGAGGGAGCCTTCGAGATCGACGGCCGCGAGCACCGGGCGTTCGCCGTCACCGCCGGCGACGTGCGGCAGGCCCGGGGCCAGGCGATGGCGCTGGCCTACGAGCGGTACCCCCGGGGCCACGTGGCGGCGCACGAGGCGGTGCGGCAGGCCGACGGGAGCTGGCGGTTCTACGTGCTGATGTCCGCCGGGGGCTGATGGCAGCGGGCGGGTAATCTCGGCGGCCCCGATGGCTCGATGTCTTTCCGGTCCGTGCTATCTTGCGTGGGCACCTTGCGCCCGGAGGCATCATGTCCGACTCAACGCCGACGCTCGATCAGCCGCAGGTAGACCAAGCCCCGCAGGAAGCCGTCCTCGACGAGGCGGTCGGCCGCGGCGACGGCGGCGTGTGCACCGAGTGGCTCGAGAGCGCGAGCACCGAGCAGACGGTCCACGCCGTGAGCGCGATGGACACCGGCGAGCAGGCCAAGCTGCTCGCGCTGCTGCCCGCCGAGTCGGCCGCCGAGGTGTGCGAGGCGCTGCCGCGCGTGCAGGCGGCCGGGGCGCTGGGCGCGCTGGGCGTTCTCGACCAGGCCAAGGCCGCCGGCATCCTCGAGGCCATGACCAGCGACGACCGGGCCGACCTGGTCGCCGCTATCGACGAGGACGAGGCCCACACCATCCTGGCGGCCATGCCCGCCGACGTCGCCGACGAGACGCGGCGGCTGGCCAGCTACGACGAGGACTCGGCCGGCGGGCTCATGCTCACCGAGTTCCTCGCGTTCGACGAGTCGATGACCGTGCGCGACGTGCTGGCGGACATGGAGGAGAACGCCGAGCGCTACCGCGACTACAACATCCAGTACTCGTACGTGGTCGACGCGGGCGGCGCGCTCCGCGGCGTCATCCCCATCCGCCGGCTGCTGATGGCCCGGCGGATGACGCCGGTGGCCGAGATCATGATCAAGGACCCGGTGTCCGTCGCCGACACGACGGACTTCGACGCGCTGCGCGGGGTCTTCGACGACCACGGCTTCCTGGCGTTCCCGGTGGTCGACGAGCAGCAGCGGCTCCTGGGCGTGGTCGAGCGCAGCGCGGTGAGCGAGGCGGCCCTCGAGGACGCCGACGACATGTACCGGGCCAGCCAGGGCATCGTGGGCGGCGAGGAGCTCCGCTCGATGCCGCTAACGCTGCGCAGCCGGCGGCGCCTGGCGTGGCTGAGCATCAACATCGTGCTGAACATCGCCGCCGCGAGCGTCATCGCGTTCCATCAGGAAACGCTCGAGGCGGTGATCGCGCTGGCCGTCTTCCTGCCGATCATCTCGGACATGAGCGGGTGCTCGGGCAATCAGGCCGTGGCGGTGAGCATGCGCGAACTGACCCTCGGCGTGACCCGGCCGCGCGACATCTTCCGCGTGCTCTTCAAGGAGTGCAGCGTCGGCATCATCAACGGCGTGGTACTCGGCATCCTGATCGGCGGCGTGGCGTTCCTGTGGAAGGGCAACCTGGCGTTGAGCGCGGTCGTCGGCGTGGCGCTGGCGGCCAACACGCTGATCGCCGTGTGCATCGGCGGCGGCGTGCCGTTGCTCTTGAAGGGCTTCAAGACCGACCCGGCCCTGGCCAGCGGCCCC contains:
- a CDS encoding inorganic diphosphatase, whose translation is MIHPWHDVTPGSGTHPLPGHFRAVIEIPKGSHNKYELDKTSGMLKLDRVLSSAVYYPANYGFIPQTLADDDDPLDVLVFSAEEVVPMCLVQARAVGLMSMIDEGQADHKIIAVLEQDPIYDDYKSASDFPRHTFKMLKRFLEDYKVLESKDVEVDEIMPAEAAHPIIENALNRYSAERRQGKVPGLHS
- the nrdR gene encoding transcriptional regulator NrdR; this translates as MICPYCSHNDDKVIDSRPAESGRAIRRRRVCNQCDRRFTTYERVEQQARLAVVKRDGSRVPFDPDTVLRGIQAACGKRPIPEAAKAGIVEAVEDELHQAYEQEVESSVIGELVMARLREVDEVAYIRFASEYHQFMSVTELQRELDQLRTRPKDVKDQKALFDTTGDGAAPPRR
- a CDS encoding CHAD domain-containing protein; translated protein: MAFQFQSAEKVRAGVRRIAVERLDKAIAVVEEARSADAPREDIDLAVHAARKRCKELRALLRLVRPSFDGYQRENAAFRAAARLLADLRDATTVLDAFDELTRDDAESFAAVRAALATERAELASDAVERLEAFVERMAEARKRARKWTLDARGFDVLGPGLEKAYARCQSDMHEAQARPTTERLHDWRKRVKYNRSHLRLLRGLFRPVIEPVREQAKLLSDLLGDHHDLRVLADAIDAAGPAIDDAHRAELHERIAARCRTLEAEAFDLGHRLYAQRPAHVRAHAEALWRLRK
- the mgtE gene encoding magnesium transporter — translated: MSDSTPTLDQPQVDQAPQEAVLDEAVGRGDGGVCTEWLESASTEQTVHAVSAMDTGEQAKLLALLPAESAAEVCEALPRVQAAGALGALGVLDQAKAAGILEAMTSDDRADLVAAIDEDEAHTILAAMPADVADETRRLASYDEDSAGGLMLTEFLAFDESMTVRDVLADMEENAERYRDYNIQYSYVVDAGGALRGVIPIRRLLMARRMTPVAEIMIKDPVSVADTTDFDALRGVFDDHGFLAFPVVDEQQRLLGVVERSAVSEAALEDADDMYRASQGIVGGEELRSMPLTLRSRRRLAWLSINIVLNIAAASVIAFHQETLEAVIALAVFLPIISDMSGCSGNQAVAVSMRELTLGVTRPRDIFRVLFKECSVGIINGVVLGILIGGVAFLWKGNLALSAVVGVALAANTLIAVCIGGGVPLLLKGFKTDPALASGPILTTITDMCGFLIVLSLASAMMAYLT